A DNA window from Zonotrichia leucophrys gambelii isolate GWCS_2022_RI chromosome 15, RI_Zleu_2.0, whole genome shotgun sequence contains the following coding sequences:
- the RHOF gene encoding rho-related GTP-binding protein RhoF isoform X1, which produces MDAANGAVPEGAAEQPRGPAAAPSGRKEVKVVIVGDGGCGKTSLLMVYAKGSFPEQYAPSVFEKYTTSVTVGKKEVTLNLYDTAGQEDYDRLRPLSYQNTNVVLICYDVMNPTSYDNVAAKWYPEVNHFCRGVPLVLIGCKTDLRKDKEQLRRLRAARQEPITYSQGEAACKEINAQIYLECSAKCRENIENVFKEATTIALSAMKKAKGHRKRKVCSVL; this is translated from the exons ATGGACGCGGCCAACGGGGCCGTGCCCGAGGGCGCGGCGGAgcagccccgcggccccgcggccgccccgtCGGGCAGGAAGGAGGTGAAGGTGGTGATCGTGGGCGACGGAGGCTGCGGGAAGACGTCGCTGCTGATGGTGTACGCCAAGGGCTCCTTCCCCGAG CAATACGCGCCCTCTGTTTTTGAGAAGTACACGACGAGTGTGACGGTGGGGAAGAAGGAGGTCACCCTGAACCTGTACGACACCGCAG GGCAGGAGGACTACGACCGGCTGCGGCCCCTTTCCTACCAGAACACCAACGTGGTGTTAATTTGTTACGATGTCATGAACCCCACCAGCTATGATAATGTAGCAGCCAAG TGGTACCCTGAGGTGAATCACTTCTGCCGGGGCGTGCCGCTGGTGCTGATCGGCTGCAAGACTGACCTGCGCAaggacaaggagcagctgcGCCGCCTCAgggctgccaggcaggagcccATCACCTACAGCCAG GGTGAGGCAGCTTGCAAGGAGATTAATGCACAAATTTACCTGGAATGCTCAGCAAAATGTCGTGAGAAcatagaaaatgtttttaaagaagCCACAACCATTGCACTGAGTGCCATGAAGAAAGCCAAGGGCCACAGGAAACGGAAAGTGTGCTCAGTGTTATGA
- the RHOF gene encoding rho-related GTP-binding protein RhoF isoform X2, whose amino-acid sequence MDAANGAVPEGAAEQPRGPAAAPSGRKEVKVVIVGDGGCGKTSLLMVYAKGSFPEQYAPSVFEKYTTSVTVGKKEVTLNLYDTAGQEDYDRLRPLSYQNTNVVLICYDVMNPTSYDNVAAKWYPEVNHFCRGVPLVLIGCKTDLRKDKEQLRRLRAARQEPITYSQFFTADGTLGTLVMLPMPGTGDLNSICHHCSLQTTGRRQTA is encoded by the exons ATGGACGCGGCCAACGGGGCCGTGCCCGAGGGCGCGGCGGAgcagccccgcggccccgcggccgccccgtCGGGCAGGAAGGAGGTGAAGGTGGTGATCGTGGGCGACGGAGGCTGCGGGAAGACGTCGCTGCTGATGGTGTACGCCAAGGGCTCCTTCCCCGAG CAATACGCGCCCTCTGTTTTTGAGAAGTACACGACGAGTGTGACGGTGGGGAAGAAGGAGGTCACCCTGAACCTGTACGACACCGCAG GGCAGGAGGACTACGACCGGCTGCGGCCCCTTTCCTACCAGAACACCAACGTGGTGTTAATTTGTTACGATGTCATGAACCCCACCAGCTATGATAATGTAGCAGCCAAG TGGTACCCTGAGGTGAATCACTTCTGCCGGGGCGTGCCGCTGGTGCTGATCGGCTGCAAGACTGACCTGCGCAaggacaaggagcagctgcGCCGCCTCAgggctgccaggcaggagcccATCACCTACAGCCAG TTTTTTACAGCTGATGGCACCTTGGGCACCTTGGTGATGCTTCCCATGCCAGGCACAGGGGATCTGAACAGTATCTGCCACCACTGCAGCTTGCAAACAACTGGAAGGAGACAAACTGCTTAA
- the RHOF gene encoding rho-related GTP-binding protein RhoF isoform X3, translating into MDAANGAVPEGAAEQPRGPAAAPSGRKEVKVVIVGDGGCGKTSLLMVYAKGSFPEQYAPSVFEKYTTSVTVGKKEVTLNLYDTAGQEDYDRLRPLSYQNTNVVLICYDVMNPTSYDNVAAKWYPEVNHFCRGVPLVLIGCKTDLRKDKEQLRRLRAARQEPITYSQLGCYCHKFVSLNKFVGLPS; encoded by the exons ATGGACGCGGCCAACGGGGCCGTGCCCGAGGGCGCGGCGGAgcagccccgcggccccgcggccgccccgtCGGGCAGGAAGGAGGTGAAGGTGGTGATCGTGGGCGACGGAGGCTGCGGGAAGACGTCGCTGCTGATGGTGTACGCCAAGGGCTCCTTCCCCGAG CAATACGCGCCCTCTGTTTTTGAGAAGTACACGACGAGTGTGACGGTGGGGAAGAAGGAGGTCACCCTGAACCTGTACGACACCGCAG GGCAGGAGGACTACGACCGGCTGCGGCCCCTTTCCTACCAGAACACCAACGTGGTGTTAATTTGTTACGATGTCATGAACCCCACCAGCTATGATAATGTAGCAGCCAAG TGGTACCCTGAGGTGAATCACTTCTGCCGGGGCGTGCCGCTGGTGCTGATCGGCTGCAAGACTGACCTGCGCAaggacaaggagcagctgcGCCGCCTCAgggctgccaggcaggagcccATCACCTACAGCCAG CTGGGTTGTTACTGTCACAAGTTTGTAAGCCTTAACAAGTTTGTTGGACTTCCTTCATAA